A portion of the Pseudomonas synxantha BG33R genome contains these proteins:
- the ruvX gene encoding Holliday junction resolvase RuvX, translated as MALRLILGFDYGTKQIGVAVGQVITGQARELCTLKAQNGIPDWNQVEALIKEWKPDAVVVGLPLNMDGTPSDMCLRAEKFARRLNGRYNLPFYTHDERLTTFEAKGERRDRGGQKGSYRDNPVDAIAAALLLQGWLDENTALFES; from the coding sequence ATGGCCTTGCGTCTGATCCTGGGTTTTGACTACGGCACCAAACAGATCGGCGTAGCGGTCGGCCAGGTTATTACCGGACAGGCCCGGGAGCTGTGCACCTTGAAGGCCCAGAACGGCATACCGGACTGGAACCAGGTTGAAGCCCTTATCAAAGAGTGGAAGCCCGACGCTGTGGTGGTCGGCCTGCCCCTGAACATGGATGGCACCCCCAGCGACATGTGCCTGCGCGCCGAAAAATTCGCGCGCCGCCTCAATGGCCGCTACAACCTGCCCTTCTATACCCACGATGAGCGCCTGACCACCTTTGAAGCCAAGGGTGAGCGCCGTGACCGCGGCGGGCAGAAGGGCAGTTACCGCGACAACCCCGTGGACGCCATCGCCGCCGCCTTGCTGTTGCAGGGTTGGCTGGATGAAAACACCGCTTTATTTGAATCCTGA
- the pyrR gene encoding bifunctional pyr operon transcriptional regulator/uracil phosphoribosyltransferase PyrR: protein MSLPNPAELISQMALRLKAHLEHRGISEPRFIGIRTGGVWVAQALLEELGSDSPLGTLDVSFYRDDFSQNGLHPQVQPSALPFEVEGQHLILIDDVLMSGRTIRAAMNELFDYGRPASITLVCLLDLDAGELPISPDVVGATLSLQARQRVKLSGPTPLELELQDLAL from the coding sequence ATGAGCCTGCCCAATCCCGCCGAACTGATCAGCCAGATGGCATTACGCCTCAAGGCGCACCTGGAACACCGCGGCATCAGCGAACCGCGCTTTATCGGCATCCGCACCGGCGGTGTCTGGGTAGCCCAGGCGTTACTGGAAGAACTGGGCAGCGATTCGCCCCTGGGTACACTGGACGTGTCCTTCTACCGCGACGACTTCAGCCAGAACGGCCTGCACCCACAGGTGCAACCTTCGGCCCTGCCATTTGAGGTTGAGGGCCAGCACCTGATTCTGATCGATGACGTATTGATGAGCGGCCGTACCATACGCGCCGCCATGAACGAACTGTTCGATTACGGGCGCCCGGCCAGCATTACGTTGGTGTGCCTGCTGGACCTGGATGCTGGCGAATTGCCGATCAGCCCGGATGTCGTGGGCGCAACACTGTCTTTGCAAGCCCGGCAGCGGGTAAAATTGTCCGGTCCCACGCCGCTCGAACTCGAACTGCAAGACCTTGCCCTTTAA
- a CDS encoding aspartate carbamoyltransferase catalytic subunit, whose protein sequence is MTPLDAKRPLQLNAQGQLQHFLSLDGLPRELLTEILDTADSFLEVGGRAVKKVPLLRGKTICNVFFENSTRTRTTFELAAQRLSADVITLNVSTSSASKGETLLDTLRNLEAMAADMFVVRHGDSGAAHFIAEHVCPQVAVINGGDGRHAHPTQGMLDMLTIRRHKGGFENLSVAIVGDILHSRVARSNMLALKALGCPDIRVIAPKTLLPIGIEQYGVKVYTDMAEGLKDVDVVIMLRLQRERMAGGLLPSEGEFYRLFGLTTARLAGAKPDAIVMHPGPINRGVEIESAVADGPQSVILNQVTYGIAVRMAVLSMAMSGQTAQRQFEQEQAQ, encoded by the coding sequence ATGACGCCTCTAGATGCCAAGCGCCCGCTGCAGCTCAATGCTCAGGGCCAGTTGCAACATTTCTTGTCCCTCGACGGTTTGCCCCGCGAACTGCTCACCGAAATCCTCGATACCGCCGATTCGTTCCTTGAAGTCGGCGGCCGGGCGGTGAAGAAGGTGCCGCTGTTGCGCGGCAAGACCATCTGCAATGTGTTCTTCGAGAACTCCACCCGTACCCGCACCACCTTTGAACTGGCAGCCCAACGGCTGTCGGCCGACGTGATCACGCTGAACGTGTCCACCTCGTCGGCGAGCAAGGGCGAGACCCTGCTCGACACCCTGCGCAACCTCGAAGCCATGGCCGCCGACATGTTCGTGGTCCGCCACGGCGACTCCGGCGCCGCGCACTTCATCGCCGAGCATGTGTGCCCGCAGGTCGCGGTCATCAACGGCGGCGACGGCCGCCACGCCCACCCGACCCAGGGTATGCTCGACATGCTCACCATCCGTCGGCACAAGGGCGGCTTTGAAAACCTCTCGGTGGCCATCGTCGGCGACATCCTGCACTCCCGTGTAGCACGCTCGAACATGCTGGCCCTCAAAGCCCTGGGCTGCCCGGATATCCGCGTGATCGCGCCGAAAACCCTGCTGCCCATCGGCATCGAACAGTATGGCGTGAAGGTCTACACCGACATGGCCGAGGGCCTCAAGGATGTGGACGTGGTGATCATGCTGCGTCTGCAACGCGAGCGCATGGCCGGTGGCTTGCTGCCCAGCGAAGGCGAGTTCTACCGCCTGTTCGGCCTGACCACCGCCCGTTTGGCCGGGGCCAAGCCGGATGCCATCGTGATGCACCCGGGGCCGATCAACCGCGGGGTGGAGATTGAGTCGGCGGTGGCCGATGGCCCGCAGTCGGTGATCTTGAACCAAGTGACCTACGGCATCGCGGTACGCATGGCCGTGCTGTCCATGGCCATGAGCGGGCAGACCGCGCAACGTCAATTCGAGCAGGAGCAGGCCCAGTGA
- a CDS encoding dihydroorotase translates to MKLSILGARVIDPASGLDQVTDLYLDAGKIIAIGAAPAGFNAIESIDAKGLVAAPGLVDLNVALREPGYSRKGNINSETQAAAAGGVTSLCCPPNTKPVLDTSAVTELILDRAREAGNCKVFPVGALSKGLDGEQLAELIALRDAGCVAFSNGLESFRSTRTLCRALEYAATFDLTVIFHSQDRDLAEGGLAHEGAVASFLGLPGIPETAETVALARDLLLVEQSGVRAHFSQLTSARGVALIAQAQARGLPVTADVALYQLILTDEALIDFSSLYHVQPPLRTKADRDGLRAAVKSGVVSAISSHHQPHERDAKLAPFGATEPGISSVELLLPLAMTLVEDGLLDLPTLLARLSAGPADALRLPAGKLEVGSPADLVLFDLGSSTVAGERWLSKGENCPFIGHSLPATVRYTLMDGRISYQA, encoded by the coding sequence GTGAAGCTCAGCATTCTCGGCGCCCGAGTCATCGATCCAGCCAGTGGCCTGGACCAAGTTACCGATCTTTATCTGGACGCCGGCAAGATCATCGCCATTGGCGCCGCACCTGCCGGCTTCAACGCCATCGAAAGCATCGACGCCAAGGGCCTTGTAGCCGCGCCCGGGCTGGTGGACCTGAATGTCGCCCTGCGCGAACCGGGCTACAGCCGCAAAGGCAACATCAACAGCGAAACCCAGGCCGCTGCGGCCGGTGGCGTGACCAGCCTGTGCTGCCCGCCGAACACCAAGCCGGTGCTGGACACTTCGGCGGTGACCGAGCTGATCCTGGACCGCGCCCGTGAAGCCGGCAATTGCAAGGTGTTTCCCGTCGGCGCCCTGAGCAAAGGCCTGGATGGCGAACAACTGGCCGAACTGATCGCACTGCGCGATGCCGGTTGCGTGGCCTTCAGCAACGGCTTGGAAAGTTTTCGCAGCACCCGCACGCTGTGCCGTGCCCTGGAATACGCGGCCACCTTCGACCTGACGGTGATCTTCCACTCCCAGGACCGCGACCTGGCCGAAGGCGGCCTGGCCCATGAAGGGGCAGTCGCCAGCTTCCTCGGCCTGCCGGGCATCCCGGAAACCGCCGAAACCGTGGCCCTGGCCCGTGACCTGTTGCTGGTGGAGCAAAGCGGCGTACGCGCACACTTCAGCCAGCTGACCAGCGCCCGCGGCGTTGCCCTGATCGCCCAGGCCCAGGCCCGTGGCTTGCCAGTGACGGCGGATGTGGCGTTGTACCAATTGATCCTGACGGATGAGGCGCTGATCGACTTTTCCAGCCTGTATCACGTGCAGCCTCCCCTGCGTACCAAGGCCGACCGTGACGGTTTGCGCGCGGCAGTGAAGTCGGGGGTGGTGTCGGCGATTTCCAGCCATCACCAGCCTCACGAGCGTGACGCCAAGTTGGCGCCATTTGGCGCAACCGAGCCGGGTATCAGTAGCGTGGAGTTGTTGTTGCCGCTGGCGATGACGTTGGTGGAAGACGGCTTGCTCGACCTGCCGACGCTATTGGCCCGCCTGAGCGCCGGCCCGGCCGACGCCCTGCGCTTGCCGGCGGGCAAGCTTGAAGTCGGTTCGCCAGCGGACCTGGTGCTGTTTGACCTGGGCAGCTCGACGGTGGCAGGGGAGCGTTGGTTGTCCAAGGGTGAAAACTGCCCGTTCATTGGCCACAGCCTGCCGGCGACGGTGCGCTACACCTTGATGGATGGGCGGATCAGCTACCAGGCCTGA
- a CDS encoding NINE protein, whose translation MNTYQQVGQQQDTHSKVIGYLLWIFGFTGAHRFYYGKPVTGTIWFFTFGLLGIGWLIDVFLIPAMDREADLRFTAGPIEYNVAWILLAFLGLFGVHRMYQGKWITGLIYLLTGGLFLIGVLYDFWTLNTQISIRNAERNSGR comes from the coding sequence ATGAACACCTATCAACAGGTTGGTCAGCAGCAAGATACCCATAGCAAGGTGATCGGTTACCTGCTGTGGATTTTCGGTTTTACCGGGGCGCATCGCTTTTATTACGGCAAACCCGTGACCGGCACGATCTGGTTTTTTACCTTCGGCCTGCTGGGCATTGGTTGGTTGATCGACGTATTCCTCATCCCGGCCATGGACCGTGAAGCCGACCTGCGTTTTACCGCCGGGCCTATCGAATACAACGTCGCGTGGATCCTGTTGGCGTTCCTGGGCCTGTTCGGTGTGCACCGTATGTACCAGGGCAAATGGATCACCGGCCTGATCTACCTGCTGACCGGCGGTTTGTTCCTGATTGGGGTGCTGTATGACTTCTGGACGTTGAATACGCAGATCTCGATCCGCAATGCCGAGCGCAACAGCGGCCGCTGA
- a CDS encoding C40 family peptidase produces MRPFFKTWLTICLLMPLAAHATNREQRLPNVNGFTPKVHSTTTKAKSVKLTVNRPTQLSKAHGKATPGLMAVNTKQSSNVLSRAVNVLGTPYRWGGSSPSKGFDCSGLVKYAFNDVKAVDLPRTSNAMAAGHGLKVDRKDLKPGDLLFFKLKSRQVNHVAIYLGNDRFIHAPRRGKSVSIDTLKKPFWDKNYVIAKRVLPKEQNSNLRIVQR; encoded by the coding sequence ATGCGACCATTTTTCAAGACATGGCTGACCATCTGCCTATTAATGCCACTGGCCGCCCACGCCACCAATCGTGAGCAACGACTTCCGAACGTCAATGGTTTCACCCCTAAAGTCCACAGCACAACCACCAAGGCCAAATCGGTAAAGCTGACCGTCAACCGCCCGACTCAACTGAGCAAGGCACACGGTAAAGCAACACCCGGCCTGATGGCTGTCAACACCAAGCAAAGCAGCAACGTCCTCAGCCGTGCCGTCAACGTGCTGGGTACTCCTTATCGTTGGGGCGGCAGCAGCCCAAGTAAAGGGTTCGACTGCAGCGGGCTGGTTAAATATGCATTCAACGATGTAAAAGCGGTGGATTTGCCACGCACCTCCAACGCCATGGCTGCCGGCCACGGCTTGAAGGTTGATCGCAAAGACCTGAAGCCCGGAGACTTGTTGTTCTTCAAGCTCAAGAGCCGCCAGGTCAACCACGTTGCCATCTACCTGGGCAACGACCGTTTTATCCACGCGCCGCGTCGTGGCAAGTCGGTGAGCATCGACACGCTGAAAAAGCCGTTCTGGGACAAGAACTACGTGATTGCCAAGCGTGTGCTGCCTAAAGAGCAGAACAGCAACCTGCGGATCGTGCAGCGCTAA
- a CDS encoding type IV pilus twitching motility protein PilT → MDITQLLTASVSRGACDLHLSAGLAPMLRVDGEVWPMDEPVLNAAQLVDLVSPLLNKHQQKDFETSLETDFAFELPGVARFRANVFRQNRGIGAVFRAIPTEVQSLEDLGLGEVFQRMAQFPRGLVLVTGPTGSGKSTTLAAMIDYLNRHRRQHILTLEDPIEFIHRPKLALITQRQVHRDTHSFCVALRSALREDPDVILVGELRDLETIRLALTAAETGHLVFGTLHTSSAAKTVDRLVDVFPAGEKAMVRSMLSESLQAVVSQVLVKKVGGGRVAAHEIMLGTPAIRNLIREDKVAQMVSAIQTGGALGMKTLDMSLKALVGAGLVSREEAREKARVPADI, encoded by the coding sequence ATGGATATCACGCAATTGCTGACGGCCAGCGTAAGCCGTGGCGCCTGTGACCTGCATTTGTCGGCCGGCCTGGCGCCGATGCTGCGAGTCGATGGCGAGGTCTGGCCGATGGATGAGCCGGTGCTGAACGCAGCGCAACTGGTCGATCTGGTGAGCCCTTTGTTGAATAAACACCAACAAAAGGATTTCGAAACATCTCTTGAAACGGATTTTGCCTTCGAATTGCCGGGAGTCGCACGCTTTCGGGCGAACGTGTTCCGCCAGAATCGCGGTATAGGCGCGGTGTTTCGCGCCATCCCGACCGAGGTCCAGAGCCTGGAAGACCTTGGGTTGGGCGAGGTCTTCCAGCGTATGGCTCAGTTCCCCCGTGGCCTGGTGCTGGTCACCGGGCCTACGGGTTCGGGCAAGTCCACGACGCTGGCGGCGATGATCGATTATCTGAACCGGCACCGGCGCCAGCACATCCTCACGCTTGAAGACCCCATCGAATTTATCCACAGGCCGAAACTGGCCCTGATCACCCAACGCCAGGTGCACCGCGACACCCACAGCTTCTGCGTGGCGCTGCGCTCGGCCCTGAGGGAAGACCCTGATGTGATCCTGGTAGGCGAATTGCGCGACCTGGAAACCATCCGCCTGGCCTTGACGGCAGCTGAGACCGGGCATCTGGTGTTTGGCACCCTGCACACTTCATCGGCTGCAAAGACTGTAGACAGGCTGGTGGACGTCTTCCCGGCCGGGGAAAAGGCCATGGTCCGCTCGATGTTGTCGGAATCGTTGCAGGCGGTGGTGTCTCAGGTACTGGTGAAGAAGGTCGGCGGCGGCCGTGTGGCCGCCCATGAAATCATGCTGGGCACGCCGGCGATTCGCAATCTGATCCGTGAGGACAAGGTGGCGCAGATGGTTTCGGCAATTCAGACCGGTGGCGCGTTGGGGATGAAGACGCTGGATATGAGTTTGAAGGCGTTGGTCGGCGCGGGGCTGGTCAGCCGGGAAGAGGCGCGGGAGAAGGCGAGGGTGCCTGCAGATATCTAA
- a CDS encoding YggS family pyridoxal phosphate-dependent enzyme, translating into MSTIADNIGLVSQRIRAAADAVQRDASSIHLLAVSKTKPAQAVRDAYAAGMRDFGENYLQEALGKQADLTDLPLSWHFIGPIQSNKTRAIAENFAWVHSVDRLKIAQRLSEQRPADLPPLNICIQVNVSGEASKSGCTPADLPALANAISALPRLKLRGLMAIPEPTEDRAAQDAAFASVRDLQASLNLALDTLSMGMSHDLESAIAQGATWVRIGTALFGARDYSQPQNG; encoded by the coding sequence ATGTCGACGATAGCAGACAACATTGGCCTGGTTAGCCAGCGCATCCGCGCCGCAGCCGACGCCGTGCAACGTGACGCAAGCAGCATCCACCTGCTGGCCGTGAGCAAGACCAAACCCGCACAAGCCGTGCGCGACGCCTATGCCGCCGGGATGCGCGATTTTGGCGAGAACTACCTGCAAGAAGCCCTGGGCAAACAGGCGGATTTAACCGACCTGCCCTTGAGTTGGCACTTCATCGGCCCCATTCAATCGAACAAGACTCGCGCGATCGCCGAGAACTTCGCTTGGGTGCATTCCGTGGACCGCCTGAAAATCGCACAACGCCTGTCCGAACAACGCCCGGCCGACCTGCCGCCGCTGAATATCTGCATCCAGGTCAATGTCAGTGGCGAGGCCAGCAAATCCGGCTGTACGCCGGCCGACCTGCCGGCCCTGGCCAACGCGATCAGCGCCCTGCCGCGCTTGAAGCTGCGCGGCCTGATGGCGATCCCCGAGCCGACTGAAGATCGGGCCGCACAGGATGCGGCGTTTGCCAGCGTGCGCGACCTGCAAGCCAGCTTGAACCTGGCGCTGGACACACTTTCCATGGGCATGAGCCATGACCTTGAGTCGGCCATCGCCCAAGGCGCCACCTGGGTGCGGATCGGTACCGCCCTGTTTGGCGCCCGCGACTACAGCCAGCCGCAAAACGGCTGA
- the proC gene encoding pyrroline-5-carboxylate reductase, translating into MSNTRIAFIGAGNMAASLIGGLRAKGLDAEQIRASDPGDETRERVSAEHGIKTFADNAEAIHGVDVIVLAVKPQAMKAVCESLRPSLQPHQLVVSIAAGITCASMKTWLGDQPIVRCMPNTPALLRQGVSGLYATAEVSAQQRDQAQELLSAVGLAVWLEQEQQLDAVTAVSGSGPAYFFLLIEAMTAAGVKLGLPHEVAEQLAEQTALGAAKMAVGSDVDAAELRRRVTSPGGTTQAAIESFQAGGFEALVEKALGAAAHRSAEMAEQLGK; encoded by the coding sequence ATGAGCAACACGCGTATTGCCTTTATCGGCGCCGGTAACATGGCGGCCAGCCTGATCGGTGGCCTGCGGGCCAAGGGCCTGGACGCCGAACAGATCCGCGCCAGCGACCCGGGTGACGAAACCCGCGAGCGCGTCAGCGCCGAACACGGCATCAAGACCTTTGCCGACAACGCCGAAGCCATCCACGGCGTCGACGTGATCGTGCTGGCGGTCAAACCACAAGCCATGAAGGCCGTGTGCGAGAGCCTGCGTCCAAGCCTGCAGCCGCATCAATTGGTGGTGTCCATTGCCGCCGGCATCACCTGTGCCAGCATGAAAACCTGGCTCGGTGACCAGCCGATCGTACGTTGCATGCCCAATACCCCAGCGTTGCTGCGCCAGGGCGTAAGCGGTTTGTACGCCACCGCTGAAGTCAGCGCGCAGCAGCGTGACCAGGCTCAGGAGTTGCTGTCTGCGGTGGGCCTTGCCGTATGGCTGGAGCAGGAGCAGCAACTGGATGCGGTCACCGCCGTTTCCGGCAGCGGCCCGGCCTACTTCTTCCTGTTGATCGAGGCCATGACCGCCGCTGGCGTCAAGTTGGGCCTGCCCCACGAGGTTGCCGAACAACTGGCTGAGCAAACGGCCCTGGGCGCCGCGAAAATGGCTGTCGGCAGCGATGTCGATGCCGCCGAACTGCGCCGGCGGGTAACGTCGCCGGGCGGCACCACGCAAGCCGCCATTGAATCGTTCCAGGCCGGGGGCTTTGAGGCCCTGGTGGAAAAAGCACTGGGTGCCGCGGCACATCGTTCGGCCGAGATGGCTGAGCAACTGGGCAAATAG
- a CDS encoding YggT family protein has translation MLGINDAAIFIIQTLGSLYLLIVLMRFILQLVRANFYNPLCQFVVKATQPLLKPLRRVIPSLFGLDMSSLVLALLLQILLFVVILMLNGYQAFTVLLLPWGLIGIFSLFLKIIFWSMIISVILSWVAPGSRSPGAELVAQITEPVLAPFRRLIPNLGGLDISPIFAFIVIQLLQSWVIPRLAYFAYMPKELFGLI, from the coding sequence ATGCTCGGAATCAATGACGCTGCCATTTTCATCATTCAGACCTTGGGCAGCCTGTACCTGCTGATCGTGCTGATGCGCTTTATCCTGCAACTGGTGCGGGCGAACTTCTACAACCCGTTGTGCCAGTTCGTGGTCAAGGCTACCCAACCGCTGCTCAAGCCACTGCGCCGGGTGATCCCGAGCCTGTTCGGCCTGGACATGTCGTCGCTGGTGCTGGCGTTGCTGCTGCAGATCCTGCTGTTCGTGGTGATCCTGATGCTCAACGGCTACCAGGCGTTCACCGTGCTGCTGTTGCCGTGGGGCCTGATCGGTATTTTCTCGCTGTTCCTGAAGATCATTTTCTGGTCGATGATCATCAGCGTGATTCTCTCGTGGGTCGCACCCGGCAGCCGTAGCCCGGGTGCCGAACTGGTGGCTCAGATCACCGAACCGGTGCTGGCACCCTTCCGTCGCCTGATCCCGAACCTGGGTGGTCTGGATATCTCGCCGATCTTTGCGTTTATCGTGATTCAGTTGCTGCAGAGCTGGGTGATTCCACGCCTGGCGTACTTTGCCTACATGCCCAAAGAGCTGTTCGGCCTGATCTGA
- the metX gene encoding homoserine O-succinyltransferase MetX encodes MPAAFPPDSVGLVVPQVAHFSEPLALACGRSLPAYDLIYETYGQLNATASNAVLICHALSGHHHAAGFHSVDERKPGWWDSCIGPGKPIDTNKFFVVSLNNLGGCNGSTGPSSLNPDTGKPFGADFPVLTVEDWVHSQARLADLLGIHQWAAVIGGSLGGMQALQWTISYPDRVRHCLAIASAPKLSAQNIAFNEVARQAILTDPEFHGGSFQEAGVIPKRGLMLARMVGHITYLSDDSMGEKFGRGLKSEKLNYDFHSVEFQVESYLRYQGEEFSGRFDANTYLLMTKALDYFDPAANHDDDLAKTFEHATAKFCVMSFTTDWRFSPARSRELVDALMAAKKDVCYLEIDAPQGHDAFLIPIPRYLQAFSNYMNRIAL; translated from the coding sequence ATGCCAGCTGCCTTTCCCCCCGATTCTGTTGGACTGGTCGTGCCTCAAGTGGCGCACTTCAGCGAACCGCTGGCCCTGGCCTGCGGCCGTTCGTTGCCTGCCTACGACCTGATCTACGAAACCTACGGCCAACTGAACGCCACGGCGAGCAACGCCGTTCTGATCTGCCACGCCCTGTCCGGCCACCATCACGCCGCCGGTTTCCACAGCGTTGACGAGCGCAAACCCGGCTGGTGGGACAGTTGCATCGGCCCCGGCAAGCCCATCGACACCAACAAGTTCTTCGTGGTCAGCCTGAACAACCTCGGCGGCTGCAATGGCTCCACCGGCCCCAGCAGCCTCAACCCGGACACCGGCAAGCCATTCGGCGCGGACTTCCCGGTGTTGACCGTAGAAGACTGGGTACACAGCCAGGCACGCCTGGCCGACCTGCTGGGCATCCACCAGTGGGCCGCGGTAATTGGTGGCAGCCTGGGCGGTATGCAGGCGCTGCAATGGACCATCAGCTACCCGGACCGTGTGCGCCATTGCCTGGCCATCGCCTCGGCGCCCAAGCTGTCGGCGCAGAACATCGCCTTCAACGAAGTGGCGCGCCAGGCCATCCTCACCGACCCCGAGTTCCACGGCGGTTCGTTCCAGGAAGCCGGCGTGATCCCCAAGCGCGGCCTGATGCTGGCGCGGATGGTGGGGCATATCACCTACCTGTCCGATGACTCCATGGGCGAAAAATTCGGCCGTGGCCTCAAGAGCGAGAAGCTCAACTACGACTTCCACAGCGTCGAGTTCCAGGTGGAAAGCTACCTGCGCTATCAGGGCGAAGAGTTTTCCGGACGTTTTGATGCCAACACCTACCTGTTGATGACCAAGGCCCTGGACTACTTCGACCCGGCGGCCAACCACGACGACGACCTGGCGAAAACCTTCGAGCACGCCACGGCCAAGTTCTGCGTGATGTCATTCACTACCGACTGGCGCTTCTCGCCGGCCCGCTCCCGTGAGCTGGTGGATGCCCTTATGGCTGCCAAGAAGGACGTCTGCTACCTGGAGATCGATGCACCGCAAGGCCACGACGCCTTCCTGATTCCGATCCCGCGTTACCTGCAGGCCTTTAGCAACTACATGAATCGAATCGCACTGTGA
- the metW gene encoding methionine biosynthesis protein MetW: MRADLEIIQDWIPAGSRVLDLGCGDGELLSWLRDNKQVTGYGLENDPDNIAQCVAKGINVIEQDLDKGLGNFASNSFDIVVMTQALQAVHYPDRILDEMLRVGRQCIITFPNFGHWRCRWYLATKGRMPVSDFLPYTWYNTPNIHFCTFEDFEALCGEREAKVINRLAVDQQHRHGWASKLWPNLLGEIGIYRVSSPGLTDHKVAV; this comes from the coding sequence ATGAGAGCCGACCTGGAAATCATCCAAGACTGGATCCCCGCCGGCAGCCGCGTGCTCGACCTGGGCTGCGGCGATGGCGAACTGCTGAGCTGGCTGCGCGACAACAAGCAAGTCACCGGCTACGGCCTGGAAAACGACCCGGACAACATCGCCCAATGCGTGGCCAAGGGCATCAACGTAATCGAGCAGGACCTGGACAAGGGCCTGGGCAACTTCGCCAGCAACAGCTTCGACATCGTGGTGATGACCCAGGCCCTGCAAGCCGTGCACTACCCGGACCGCATCCTCGACGAAATGCTGCGGGTCGGGCGCCAATGCATCATCACCTTCCCCAACTTCGGCCACTGGCGCTGCCGCTGGTACCTGGCCACCAAGGGCCGTATGCCGGTCTCGGATTTCCTGCCGTACACGTGGTACAACACGCCGAACATCCACTTCTGCACCTTCGAAGACTTCGAAGCCCTGTGTGGCGAGCGTGAAGCCAAGGTCATCAACCGCCTTGCCGTCGATCAACAGCACCGCCACGGCTGGGCGAGTAAGCTATGGCCCAATCTACTGGGCGAAATCGGTATTTACCGGGTCAGCAGTCCTGGCCTGACCGACCACAAAGTTGCCGTCTAA
- a CDS encoding DUF4426 domain-containing protein gives MSRLAIFLLTACLGASAMAADTIDANRKKDFGDITVHYNTFTSSFLPPETAQNVGVVRSKEKGLINVTVIKGVAPVAAQVTGTIKDLGGKSEILTFKQIEEKGGISYLAPYSVTQREYKTFTINVETGGKAHGFQFNQELFPAE, from the coding sequence ATGAGTCGTTTGGCTATTTTTCTATTGACCGCATGCCTGGGCGCCAGCGCCATGGCCGCCGACACTATCGACGCTAATCGCAAAAAAGACTTCGGCGATATCACCGTTCACTACAACACCTTCACCTCCAGCTTCCTGCCACCGGAGACCGCGCAGAATGTTGGCGTGGTGCGCAGCAAGGAGAAGGGCTTGATCAATGTGACCGTGATCAAGGGCGTGGCCCCGGTCGCGGCGCAAGTGACGGGTACCATCAAAGACCTGGGCGGCAAAAGCGAAATCCTGACGTTCAAGCAAATCGAAGAGAAAGGCGGCATCAGCTACCTCGCGCCCTACTCGGTGACCCAGCGCGAATACAAGACGTTTACCATCAACGTTGAAACCGGCGGCAAAGCCCATGGTTTCCAATTCAACCAAGAACTGTTTCCGGCCGAATGA
- the rdgB gene encoding RdgB/HAM1 family non-canonical purine NTP pyrophosphatase gives MMNLTQLVLASHNAGKLKELQAMLGESVQLRSIGEFSQVEPEETGLSFVENAILKARNAARISGLPALADDSGLAVDFLGGAPGIYSARYADGKGDAANNAKLLDALKDVPDAERGAQFVCVLALVRHADDPLPILCEGLWHGRILHAASGEHGFGYDPLFWVPERNVSSAELSPADKNQISHRARAMALLRQRLGLK, from the coding sequence ATGATGAACCTTACCCAACTCGTACTGGCCAGCCATAACGCCGGCAAACTCAAAGAACTGCAGGCCATGCTCGGCGAATCCGTGCAACTGCGTTCGATTGGCGAGTTCAGCCAGGTCGAACCGGAAGAAACCGGCTTGTCGTTCGTTGAGAACGCGATCCTCAAGGCCCGCAACGCAGCACGCATCTCCGGCCTGCCGGCCCTGGCGGATGACTCGGGCCTGGCGGTGGACTTTCTCGGCGGCGCGCCCGGCATTTATTCGGCCCGTTACGCTGACGGCAAGGGCGATGCAGCCAATAACGCCAAGCTGCTCGACGCGCTCAAGGACGTGCCCGACGCCGAACGTGGTGCACAGTTCGTCTGCGTGCTGGCCCTGGTGCGACATGCCGATGACCCGCTACCGATCCTGTGCGAAGGCTTGTGGCACGGGCGCATCCTGCACGCCGCCAGCGGTGAGCATGGCTTCGGTTATGACCCGCTATTCTGGGTGCCGGAGCGCAATGTCTCCAGCGCCGAACTGAGCCCGGCCGACAAGAACCAGATCAGCCACCGCGCCCGCGCCATGGCCTTGCTGCGCCAGCGCCTGGGCTTGAAATGA